A region of Salinibacter sp. 10B DNA encodes the following proteins:
- the ppk1 gene encoding polyphosphate kinase 1, with amino-acid sequence MSSNSDSAPAADGTPSNPAPIPSPSESTASAGATFPPSVEQRDVPPRAALDHPHLYFNRELSTLDFNWRVLHQALDDRTPLLERVFFVAITAGNLDEFFRKRVGGLMRQAAAGVTKPSPDGRTPKEQLRLIRDAVVPLYDRLTSFWGETLVPRLHEKAGIHILDYDALSPSQQAVADEYFQENIFPVLTPLAVDPGHPFPFLSNLSLSLAVTLHNPRRDKDQFARVKVPSNRNRWVPLSQPHHYVPLEQVIAHNLADLFRGMEITGAYAFRVTRNADMRREEEEADDLLKMISEELRERRFAPVVRLEVEPGMPTDVRQLLTDELSIAARDVYETKSLLGHVDCMPLSDLDVPEHKYTPWEPIVPPRLRREGDPTALIRKGKTADYPNIFAAIRESDILVHHPYDSFQESVQRFVEEAADDPQVLAIKQTLYRTSENSPIVAALVDAAEQGKQVAVLVEVKARFDEANNIEWGRMLEESGVHVAYGLVGLKTHAKVTLVIRQEDGEPRTYCHIGTGNYNPKTARQYTDVGLFTRNEDVGYDITNLFHYLTGYAPEQHYRELLVAPQNMRRRFEELIQREIDHATAGREGRIIAKMNQLNDEGMIQHLYRASQAGVQIDLIVRGHCLLRPRLENYSENIRVTSILGRFLEHTRIYYFGNDGEEEVYIGSADWMSRNLNDRVEAIVEVKAPQHKERLLDLLDAALTDRRSAWDLKASGRYVQRVPTTPDEAMGFQEQLMAHAQHRTL; translated from the coding sequence GTGTCCTCCAATTCCGATTCCGCTCCTGCCGCCGACGGGACGCCTTCCAACCCGGCCCCCATCCCCTCGCCTTCCGAATCAACGGCCTCAGCGGGCGCCACCTTCCCTCCCTCCGTCGAACAGCGCGACGTCCCCCCTCGGGCTGCGCTCGATCATCCACACCTCTATTTCAACCGTGAACTCAGCACCCTTGACTTTAACTGGCGGGTGCTACACCAGGCCCTCGACGACCGAACGCCGCTTCTAGAGCGCGTCTTTTTCGTCGCCATCACGGCAGGAAATCTCGACGAGTTTTTTCGGAAGCGCGTGGGGGGACTTATGCGACAGGCTGCCGCGGGCGTAACGAAGCCCTCGCCCGACGGGCGCACCCCGAAAGAGCAGTTGCGCCTCATTCGGGACGCCGTCGTTCCGCTGTATGATCGGCTCACCTCGTTCTGGGGCGAGACGCTCGTTCCCCGATTGCACGAGAAGGCCGGCATCCACATTCTCGACTACGATGCCCTATCTCCCTCCCAGCAGGCAGTGGCCGACGAATATTTTCAGGAGAATATTTTTCCGGTGCTCACTCCGCTTGCGGTCGACCCCGGCCACCCGTTCCCCTTCCTCTCCAATCTGAGCCTGTCGCTCGCCGTTACGCTCCACAATCCCAGACGCGACAAGGACCAGTTTGCTCGCGTGAAGGTGCCCTCCAACCGAAATCGGTGGGTGCCCCTGTCACAGCCGCACCACTACGTCCCGCTGGAGCAAGTCATCGCCCACAACCTGGCCGATCTCTTTCGCGGGATGGAGATTACCGGCGCCTACGCCTTTCGGGTGACCCGCAATGCCGACATGCGGCGCGAGGAAGAAGAGGCCGATGACCTGCTGAAGATGATCTCCGAAGAGCTTCGGGAACGCCGGTTTGCCCCCGTCGTCCGTCTCGAAGTGGAGCCGGGCATGCCGACGGACGTGCGGCAGTTGCTGACGGACGAGCTCAGCATTGCCGCCCGGGACGTGTACGAGACCAAAAGCCTCCTCGGTCACGTCGACTGCATGCCCCTCTCGGACCTCGACGTTCCCGAGCATAAATACACGCCGTGGGAGCCGATCGTCCCGCCTCGCCTCCGCCGGGAGGGCGACCCAACAGCGCTCATTCGAAAGGGCAAAACGGCCGACTACCCCAACATCTTCGCCGCCATCCGCGAATCCGACATTTTGGTGCACCACCCGTACGACTCCTTTCAGGAAAGCGTGCAGCGGTTTGTAGAAGAGGCCGCCGACGATCCGCAGGTGCTCGCCATCAAACAAACGCTCTACCGCACCTCCGAAAACTCGCCCATCGTGGCCGCCCTCGTCGACGCCGCAGAGCAGGGCAAACAAGTGGCCGTGCTCGTGGAGGTGAAGGCCCGATTCGACGAGGCCAACAACATCGAGTGGGGGCGGATGCTGGAGGAGTCGGGTGTGCACGTGGCGTACGGCCTCGTCGGGCTCAAGACGCACGCGAAGGTTACGCTCGTCATCCGGCAGGAGGACGGGGAACCACGGACCTACTGCCACATCGGCACCGGCAATTACAATCCGAAGACGGCCCGACAGTATACCGACGTGGGTCTTTTCACCCGCAACGAGGATGTCGGCTACGACATCACGAACCTCTTTCACTACCTCACCGGCTATGCCCCGGAACAGCACTACCGCGAGCTTCTGGTGGCCCCCCAAAACATGCGGCGTCGCTTCGAAGAATTGATTCAACGTGAGATTGACCACGCGACCGCAGGACGAGAGGGCCGGATCATCGCGAAGATGAATCAACTGAACGATGAGGGAATGATCCAGCACCTGTACCGGGCCTCCCAGGCCGGCGTGCAGATCGACCTCATCGTACGTGGCCACTGCCTCTTACGTCCCCGTCTGGAAAACTACAGCGAAAATATTCGCGTGACGAGCATTCTGGGCCGTTTTCTGGAACATACTCGCATCTACTACTTCGGCAACGATGGAGAGGAGGAGGTGTACATTGGCAGTGCCGACTGGATGAGTCGAAATCTGAATGATCGCGTGGAGGCCATCGTGGAGGTCAAAGCGCCGCAACACAAGGAACGCCTGCTGGACCTCCTCGACGCTGCTCTTACCGATCGGCGTTCGGCCTGGGACCTGAAGGCCAGCGGTCGGTACGTGCAGCGCGTTCCCACCACCCCCGACGAGGCCATGGGCTTTCAGGAGCAGTTGATGGCCCATGCTCAACACCGAACTCTGTAG
- a CDS encoding YigZ family protein: protein MDDTYRTINGEGQAELKVEGSRFVAEIYPVETREDVEAHLEVVRERERKASHHCFAYRLGRDGDDFRYDDDGEPSGTAGQPILRQIDGRDLTNTLIIVTRYFGGTKLGTGGLMRAYADAADAALERATIVEKVVRTPVRLRFTYDDTAPARQVLQHFDAEVTDSDYTDVTELTVGVRASEVEAFVEAFRNGLSDRGEILSVGEHESEA from the coding sequence GTGGACGATACGTATCGAACCATCAACGGCGAGGGGCAGGCAGAGCTCAAAGTAGAGGGCTCGCGCTTTGTGGCAGAGATATATCCGGTGGAGACGCGAGAAGACGTAGAGGCCCACCTCGAGGTCGTGCGGGAGCGGGAGCGCAAGGCGTCCCACCACTGTTTTGCCTATCGACTGGGGAGAGACGGCGACGACTTTCGTTACGATGACGATGGTGAGCCGAGCGGGACGGCCGGGCAGCCGATTCTTCGCCAGATCGACGGACGGGACCTCACGAATACGCTCATTATTGTCACGCGCTACTTCGGCGGGACGAAGCTGGGGACGGGCGGTCTCATGCGGGCCTACGCGGATGCGGCCGATGCGGCGCTCGAACGGGCGACGATCGTTGAGAAGGTAGTACGGACCCCGGTGCGGCTCCGCTTTACTTACGACGATACGGCCCCGGCGCGTCAAGTGCTTCAGCACTTCGATGCAGAGGTGACAGACAGTGACTACACGGACGTGACCGAGTTAACCGTCGGCGTGCGGGCCTCGGAGGTGGAGGCGTTCGTCGAGGCGTTTCGGAATGGACTGTCTGACCGGGGCGAAATTTTAAGCGTCGGAGAGCATGAGAGCGAAGCGTGA
- a CDS encoding aminotransferase class V-fold PLP-dependent enzyme — protein MTVDELRAHFPHTDHRTYVNHAAVSPMSRPVKAAIDEYVAERHGADPNAPIANFEAFQPLMVEGKERASRVLGTAPEQIEFIPNTSTGLNVLAQGLDWTAGDRIALPDGAFPTNVYPFLNLEEEGVDVDFVPTDEGAYTLDDIEQTLRPETRLLSVSWVHFLSGFRADLEAIGELCDAHDVLFCVDAIQGLGALQIDVEAAGIDFLAAGGHKWLMATQGIGLLYCDAALQDRLRPPTGWLHGPVDWEHLDRYELTFHDDARRFRTGTLNSVGVAALHAALGLHLNAGPAWCEEQVVDLSTTLATELAERGLRRYGTSDPQHASGIVTIAPEEPDALFEHLAAHDITAAVRNQKVRFAPTYYNNASDLRHVLDAVDSFL, from the coding sequence ATGACCGTCGATGAGCTGCGTGCTCACTTTCCCCATACCGACCACCGGACATACGTTAATCACGCGGCGGTGAGTCCCATGAGCCGCCCCGTAAAAGCAGCCATCGACGAGTATGTGGCCGAGCGGCACGGGGCGGATCCAAATGCGCCCATTGCCAACTTTGAGGCTTTTCAGCCGCTCATGGTAGAGGGCAAAGAGCGGGCGTCACGGGTGCTGGGGACCGCACCGGAGCAAATCGAGTTCATTCCCAATACCTCAACCGGCCTCAACGTGCTGGCTCAGGGACTCGACTGGACGGCAGGCGACCGCATTGCACTCCCGGATGGGGCGTTCCCAACCAACGTGTATCCCTTCTTGAATCTGGAGGAAGAGGGAGTCGACGTGGATTTTGTACCGACCGATGAAGGTGCCTATACGCTCGACGACATTGAGCAGACCCTACGCCCCGAAACGCGGCTTCTTTCGGTCTCGTGGGTACACTTCCTCTCCGGGTTTCGGGCCGACCTAGAGGCGATCGGCGAGCTGTGCGACGCCCACGATGTCCTGTTCTGCGTCGACGCGATTCAGGGGCTCGGGGCCCTCCAAATCGACGTGGAGGCAGCGGGAATTGATTTTCTTGCGGCGGGGGGGCACAAGTGGCTGATGGCGACGCAGGGGATTGGCCTGCTTTATTGCGACGCGGCGCTGCAGGATCGGCTCCGGCCGCCTACCGGCTGGTTGCATGGGCCGGTTGACTGGGAGCACCTCGATCGGTATGAGTTGACGTTTCACGACGATGCGCGTCGGTTTCGCACCGGTACGCTCAACAGCGTCGGGGTGGCAGCGTTGCATGCAGCTCTCGGCCTTCACCTCAACGCTGGGCCGGCCTGGTGCGAAGAACAGGTGGTGGATCTTTCTACGACCCTCGCAACGGAGTTGGCAGAGCGCGGACTGCGGCGATACGGAACGTCCGATCCCCAGCATGCGAGCGGCATCGTCACCATCGCTCCGGAGGAGCCCGATGCACTGTTTGAGCACCTCGCGGCTCACGACATCACCGCGGCTGTGCGGAACCAGAAGGTTCGGTTTGCGCCCACGTACTACAACAACGCATCCGACCTGCGACACGTCTTGGATGCGGTCGATTCCTTTCTGTGA
- the obgE gene encoding GTPase ObgE, protein MQFLDEVDLKVKSGDGGKGVVTWRTEKYVPKGGPSGGDGGDGGSVYVEADENLYTLMDLSHNKNVFAGDGEPGGRREQTGASGEDKVIRVPPGTVVKETDSGMVLGEVIEDGQRICVAKGGQGGRGNAFFKSSTNQAPRHAQPGEKGEERHLTFELKLMADVGLVGFPNAGKSTLVSAISAAEPKVADYPFTTLTPQLGMIYVSDFETFVMADIPGIIEDAHEGKGLGLQFLRHIERTSVLLFVIPITSKDLHDEYEQLVHELESYEADLMDKPHVIALSKVDILAPDERELLPDVVADAFPDDVPLLPISAAADIGLDQLKYTLFEQVKSVRSHTSPTPTEA, encoded by the coding sequence ATGCAGTTTTTGGATGAGGTCGACCTCAAAGTGAAAAGTGGCGACGGGGGGAAGGGCGTCGTCACGTGGCGAACGGAGAAGTATGTGCCGAAGGGCGGGCCGTCGGGCGGGGACGGAGGGGATGGTGGATCCGTATACGTGGAGGCCGACGAGAACCTCTATACCCTGATGGACCTGAGCCACAACAAGAACGTCTTCGCTGGGGATGGGGAGCCGGGGGGGCGCCGGGAGCAGACCGGGGCGTCGGGCGAGGATAAGGTGATTCGCGTGCCGCCGGGGACGGTTGTCAAAGAGACCGACTCGGGGATGGTTTTGGGCGAGGTGATTGAGGACGGACAGCGGATTTGCGTGGCAAAGGGCGGGCAGGGCGGACGCGGCAACGCTTTCTTCAAATCGAGCACGAACCAGGCGCCTCGTCACGCCCAGCCGGGGGAGAAGGGGGAGGAACGCCACCTCACCTTCGAGCTCAAGCTGATGGCAGACGTGGGGCTCGTCGGCTTCCCGAATGCCGGCAAGAGCACGCTCGTCTCGGCCATCTCTGCGGCGGAGCCCAAGGTGGCGGACTACCCGTTCACCACCCTCACGCCCCAGCTGGGGATGATTTACGTGAGCGACTTCGAAACCTTCGTGATGGCGGACATTCCCGGCATTATCGAGGATGCCCATGAGGGAAAGGGACTTGGCCTCCAGTTTTTGCGCCATATTGAGCGCACGTCCGTTCTTCTCTTCGTCATTCCCATCACGTCCAAAGACCTTCACGACGAATACGAGCAGCTTGTGCACGAACTCGAATCGTACGAGGCCGACCTGATGGACAAGCCCCATGTGATTGCTCTCTCCAAGGTCGACATTCTCGCGCCCGACGAGCGCGAGCTTTTGCCCGATGTAGTGGCGGATGCTTTTCCCGACGACGTTCCTCTTCTTCCCATTAGCGCCGCGGCCGACATTGGCCTCGATCAACTCAAGTATACCCTCTTCGAGCAGGTCAAATCCGTACGGTCGCACACTTCGCCGACCCCAACTGAGGCATGA
- a CDS encoding helix-hairpin-helix domain-containing protein → MLRVLVFSLGCFLPVVIHAQPTADTLQSDLRADSAGVYDGLQRVLDEQRLDTETTSRAVEALTRLTRNPLDVNRASASELSALPHLSPALARRIVRYRVEHGSFASLDALAEIPGLNRSLLRAVRSYLTVASTNADSVGPYPSPPPLNTIVSNLELDLLQRMTRELDPGRGFQSDSAHTTFQGSPVRLTTRVRVGYQRRVQFALTLDKDPGEALRWQPQTATYGFDHITGNFALQDIGRLETLVVGDFSAQFGQGVALWRGLSFGKGRDPVSPLIRSGRGLVPYQSTAENRFFRGVGATVALTPSLSVTAFGSRHHRDATLDSSRVSTEEATGPPPARTLSVGGQHRTPGELAGKDAFGLTTVGSAFEYQTPNLHLGLVGYQSRFDRPLRPPPQPDQRYDVSGTQTSMVSAFATTFVGNYTLFGEVARAPSGRYGVLAGGSLDHEAGVQALLLARRFPKAFHGLYNSAIGESGSTQNEVGIYTGLRLRVSERWSVSAYVDQYRHPWLRFSVPRPSSGIDTRVVVEYDPRPWLSTSVQVRAEQEEKGTERRGPNGRLLSAVQPEERQSVRWHTEYTFSDALTLRTRLQGTRASTSAAPSYGVLLYQGLRFQPLPALHFDARVAFFNTDGFAARLYAYEHDLLYSFSVPVLFGQGQRSYLLVQYEPTSSLTFEAKYGVTWYPHRRTIGSGLNATDGPRVRELRLQVRWQI, encoded by the coding sequence ATGCTTCGTGTCCTCGTATTCAGCCTCGGATGTTTTCTGCCCGTAGTCATTCACGCACAACCGACCGCCGACACTCTACAATCGGATCTCCGCGCCGACTCGGCGGGCGTGTACGATGGCCTTCAGCGTGTTCTCGACGAGCAGCGCTTGGACACTGAAACGACGAGCCGAGCGGTCGAGGCTCTCACACGCCTTACCCGCAATCCCCTGGACGTAAATCGGGCGTCTGCTTCGGAGCTCAGTGCCCTTCCCCATCTTTCCCCGGCCCTTGCCCGTCGGATCGTTCGGTATCGTGTTGAGCACGGGTCTTTCGCCTCGCTTGATGCGCTTGCCGAGATTCCGGGACTGAACCGTTCATTGCTCCGCGCCGTCCGTTCCTACCTCACTGTTGCCTCCACCAATGCTGACTCAGTCGGCCCCTATCCGTCGCCCCCTCCTCTGAATACGATCGTCTCCAATCTCGAGCTCGACCTTCTGCAGCGAATGACTCGGGAGCTTGACCCCGGACGTGGATTTCAGAGTGACTCCGCCCACACGACATTTCAGGGATCACCGGTCCGTCTGACTACCCGTGTCCGAGTCGGCTACCAGCGACGCGTACAGTTTGCGCTTACGCTTGACAAGGATCCGGGAGAGGCACTCCGCTGGCAGCCGCAGACGGCCACCTACGGCTTTGATCACATCACTGGAAATTTCGCCTTGCAAGACATTGGGCGGTTGGAAACCTTGGTGGTCGGCGACTTTTCGGCTCAATTCGGACAGGGGGTAGCACTGTGGCGCGGGCTCAGCTTCGGCAAGGGGCGAGATCCAGTATCGCCCCTCATTCGCAGCGGACGGGGCCTCGTTCCGTACCAGTCCACCGCCGAAAACCGATTCTTCCGGGGCGTGGGGGCCACCGTTGCTCTCACGCCCTCTCTTTCCGTGACTGCGTTCGGTTCTCGTCACCACCGCGACGCCACACTCGATTCGAGTCGGGTATCAACGGAAGAAGCAACGGGACCTCCTCCAGCACGGACCCTTTCGGTAGGGGGACAACATCGCACACCCGGGGAACTGGCGGGAAAGGATGCGTTTGGGCTCACGACCGTCGGCAGTGCGTTCGAATACCAGACCCCCAATCTTCACCTCGGTCTGGTTGGATACCAGAGTCGGTTCGACCGCCCACTTCGCCCGCCGCCCCAGCCCGATCAGCGGTACGACGTGTCCGGTACGCAAACGTCCATGGTAAGCGCCTTTGCAACAACCTTTGTGGGGAATTACACGCTCTTCGGCGAGGTCGCCCGCGCCCCGTCTGGGCGCTACGGCGTCCTTGCGGGAGGATCTCTGGACCATGAGGCCGGTGTCCAGGCGCTCCTGCTGGCCCGTCGGTTCCCGAAAGCGTTTCATGGGCTCTACAATTCCGCGATTGGCGAGAGCGGGTCCACCCAAAACGAGGTCGGGATCTACACCGGCCTCCGCTTGCGGGTGTCCGAGCGTTGGAGTGTGTCCGCTTACGTAGATCAGTATCGCCATCCCTGGCTCCGCTTTAGCGTACCCCGACCGTCGAGCGGGATCGACACGCGAGTCGTGGTGGAGTACGACCCGCGCCCTTGGCTTTCCACCTCTGTTCAGGTGCGGGCCGAGCAGGAAGAAAAGGGGACGGAGCGACGAGGGCCAAATGGGCGTCTTCTGTCGGCAGTCCAGCCCGAAGAACGGCAGTCGGTGCGTTGGCACACAGAGTACACGTTCAGCGATGCCCTTACGCTTCGGACGCGTCTCCAGGGGACGCGTGCCTCCACGTCGGCTGCGCCCTCGTACGGAGTGCTTCTCTACCAGGGACTTCGTTTCCAACCGTTGCCAGCTTTACACTTTGATGCCCGGGTCGCATTTTTCAATACCGACGGCTTTGCGGCTCGTCTTTACGCCTACGAACACGATCTGCTCTACAGCTTCTCGGTGCCAGTGCTGTTTGGGCAGGGGCAGCGGTCGTATCTGCTCGTGCAGTACGAGCCCACATCCTCCCTGACCTTTGAGGCAAAATACGGCGTGACCTGGTATCCACATCGTCGAACAATCGGCTCAGGACTGAACGCCACCGACGGTCCCCGTGTACGAGAGCTTCGTCTGCAGGTCCGATGGCAGATATGA
- the dprA gene encoding DNA-processing protein DprA produces MRLPLDSDDPSPDLDTSQEQRALIGLSLVPGVGATRLRALLAHFEAPSAVFRASRSALERVDGVGPQTAEAILTFEDRAAVEQEMGRADDLEATLISPWDDRFPDRLREIYDPPAFLWMRGTLPEEAAPMVTVVGTRRCTDYGRAQAHHLAGALARRGFTVVSGLAYGIDAAAHKGALDAGGRTLAVLGSGVGCIYPPKHTSLAKRIAESGAVLSEYAIDAEPDAPNFPERNRILSGLALGTLVVESYAEGGALITARLALEQNREVFALPGNVTKDSSLGTNRLIQQGHAKLVMEIEDLLEELPDLTVETAEDVDADMVASGTRPDPAEELEGPEQVLYDALSDTPMHVDALCEETGLDPSTALVSLLELEFKGLVRQLAGKQFRRA; encoded by the coding sequence ATGAGACTGCCCCTCGATTCCGACGACCCCTCTCCTGATCTCGACACTTCCCAAGAACAGCGCGCCCTGATCGGGCTCTCCCTCGTCCCCGGTGTGGGGGCGACGCGCCTGCGGGCGCTTCTTGCTCACTTTGAGGCCCCGAGTGCGGTCTTTCGGGCGTCGCGCTCTGCCCTCGAACGGGTGGACGGGGTGGGTCCGCAGACCGCCGAGGCCATTCTCACGTTCGAGGACCGCGCAGCGGTGGAGCAGGAGATGGGTCGGGCCGACGACCTTGAGGCCACACTCATCTCGCCGTGGGACGATCGGTTCCCCGACCGACTCCGTGAGATCTACGATCCGCCGGCCTTTCTCTGGATGCGAGGCACGCTGCCGGAGGAAGCGGCGCCAATGGTGACGGTCGTGGGCACGCGCCGCTGCACCGACTACGGCCGGGCACAGGCGCATCATCTTGCGGGAGCGCTGGCCCGCCGCGGCTTCACGGTTGTGAGCGGATTGGCCTACGGCATTGACGCTGCCGCCCATAAGGGGGCCCTCGACGCCGGGGGGCGGACCCTGGCTGTGCTTGGCTCTGGCGTGGGATGTATTTATCCTCCCAAGCACACGTCGCTTGCCAAACGGATTGCGGAGAGCGGGGCTGTGCTGTCGGAGTATGCTATCGACGCGGAGCCCGACGCCCCGAATTTTCCGGAACGCAATCGGATTCTGAGCGGACTCGCCCTCGGTACGCTTGTCGTCGAGTCGTATGCAGAGGGTGGGGCTCTCATCACGGCGCGGCTGGCGTTGGAGCAGAACCGGGAGGTTTTTGCCCTCCCCGGAAATGTCACGAAAGACTCCAGTCTCGGAACGAATCGGCTCATCCAACAGGGACACGCAAAGCTGGTGATGGAGATCGAGGATCTGTTGGAAGAATTGCCGGATCTGACGGTGGAGACGGCGGAAGACGTGGATGCAGACATGGTGGCTTCCGGTACGAGGCCGGACCCTGCCGAAGAGTTGGAAGGACCCGAGCAGGTGCTCTACGACGCCCTCTCCGATACGCCGATGCACGTGGATGCGCTCTGTGAGGAAACGGGGCTCGACCCGTCGACAGCACTCGTGTCCCTGCTAGAGTTGGAGTTTAAAGGGCTTGTGCGGCAACTGGCGGGCAAACAATTTCGACGCGCCTAA
- the rnhA gene encoding ribonuclease HI gives MSKKNVTIYTDGACSGNPGPGGWAAIVIAGEDAERLTGGEPHTTNNRMELTAALEALKALDEPTSVTLHTDSAYLSNAFNQGWLDSWQENNWQTSSNDDVKNKGLWKALLKQADRHDVEWVWVKGHADNELNNMADELAVAAMEQYK, from the coding sequence ATGTCCAAGAAGAACGTGACCATCTACACCGACGGCGCCTGCAGCGGCAATCCCGGCCCGGGCGGCTGGGCCGCCATCGTCATTGCCGGCGAGGACGCCGAGCGCCTGACCGGTGGCGAGCCGCACACCACCAACAATCGCATGGAGCTGACCGCTGCGCTCGAAGCCCTGAAGGCCCTTGACGAGCCCACCTCCGTCACGCTTCACACTGACAGTGCCTACCTTTCGAATGCCTTCAATCAGGGCTGGCTCGACAGTTGGCAGGAAAACAACTGGCAGACCTCCTCCAACGACGACGTGAAAAACAAAGGACTGTGGAAGGCTTTGCTGAAGCAGGCCGACCGGCACGACGTGGAATGGGTGTGGGTCAAAGGCCACGCCGATAATGAACTCAACAACATGGCCGACGAGCTGGCCGTGGCCGCGATGGAGCAGTATAAGTGA
- a CDS encoding response regulator produces the protein MSAAETPRILAVEDNSETQLLLEHLLKKSFEVVVVPGVDAALEAVDDHSFDALLLDINLSEQRTGTDLLHLLRERDDMADVPAIALTAYAMPGDREDFLEAGFDQYVSKPFTRADLKEAIEMTLAPK, from the coding sequence ATGAGTGCAGCAGAGACGCCCCGCATTCTCGCGGTCGAAGACAACTCCGAAACCCAACTGCTTCTAGAACACCTGCTGAAGAAGTCCTTCGAGGTTGTCGTTGTGCCAGGAGTGGATGCGGCTCTTGAGGCTGTCGACGATCACTCGTTCGATGCCCTGCTCCTCGACATCAACCTCAGCGAGCAGCGTACCGGCACGGATCTTCTTCACCTTCTCCGCGAACGTGACGATATGGCAGACGTGCCCGCGATTGCCCTGACGGCCTACGCCATGCCGGGCGATCGGGAGGACTTCTTGGAGGCCGGGTTCGATCAGTACGTGAGCAAGCCCTTTACGCGAGCCGATCTTAAAGAGGCGATCGAGATGACCCTTGCGCCGAAGTAG
- a CDS encoding pyridoxal phosphate-dependent aminotransferase has translation MSFSVSIAERARPLEQSDIRSVTQRVERAGGINLGQGICDLPTPQPIKARAQQAIADDHSIYSHYAGIEPLRRAILEKVQDENDLPASSPEEVMVGVGSTGCFVAAAFTLLEEGDEVVLFEPFYGYHRNILELTGATIRYVPLGGPASTFDRKRVEDVLTPKTKAVVVNTPANPSGKVWTREELGSLLDLMQKEDLVAITDEIYEYMLYDGAEHVSLASLPDAYERTITLSGFSKTYNVTGWRLGYGVAPDPIAEKMGLMNDLLYICAPRPLQHAALAAFDEMGDDYVAELQSDYAERRRLMCETLEDIGFDVPWPEGAYYALADFGDLAEERSGFADDEAACETLVQEAKIASVTGRSFYQNPADGKYQLRFCFAKELPVLRQACEQLRAAFG, from the coding sequence ATGAGCTTTTCCGTCTCGATTGCTGAGCGCGCCCGCCCGTTGGAGCAGAGCGATATTCGGTCCGTTACTCAGCGCGTAGAGCGAGCCGGGGGCATCAATCTCGGGCAGGGCATTTGCGACTTGCCCACCCCCCAGCCCATCAAGGCCCGCGCGCAACAGGCCATCGCCGACGACCACTCCATCTATTCGCATTATGCCGGCATCGAGCCGCTCCGCCGGGCCATCTTGGAGAAGGTGCAGGACGAAAACGACCTGCCCGCCAGTTCGCCAGAGGAGGTAATGGTTGGCGTTGGGTCCACCGGCTGCTTCGTCGCGGCGGCGTTCACTCTGCTGGAGGAGGGGGATGAGGTCGTTCTCTTCGAGCCGTTCTACGGATACCACCGAAATATCCTGGAGCTCACGGGGGCGACGATTCGGTACGTGCCCCTTGGAGGGCCTGCGTCTACGTTCGACCGAAAACGGGTTGAGGATGTGCTCACGCCAAAGACGAAGGCTGTTGTTGTGAACACGCCGGCCAATCCAAGCGGCAAGGTGTGGACGCGTGAGGAGCTTGGTTCCCTTTTGGACCTGATGCAGAAAGAGGATCTCGTGGCCATCACCGATGAGATCTACGAGTACATGCTCTACGATGGGGCGGAGCACGTATCCCTGGCGAGCCTGCCCGACGCCTACGAGCGCACCATCACCCTCTCGGGCTTCTCCAAGACGTACAACGTGACGGGCTGGCGGCTGGGCTACGGGGTGGCCCCGGATCCCATCGCTGAGAAGATGGGGCTCATGAACGATTTGCTTTACATATGCGCCCCTCGGCCCCTCCAGCACGCAGCCCTCGCGGCCTTCGACGAGATGGGCGACGACTACGTGGCCGAGCTGCAATCGGACTACGCCGAGCGGCGCCGATTGATGTGCGAGACGCTGGAGGACATTGGGTTCGATGTGCCCTGGCCCGAGGGGGCGTACTACGCGCTGGCGGATTTTGGGGATCTTGCCGAGGAGCGGTCCGGATTTGCGGACGACGAGGCGGCGTGCGAGACGCTCGTCCAGGAGGCGAAAATTGCGAGTGTCACGGGGCGGTCGTTCTACCAGAACCCGGCTGATGGGAAGTACCAGCTCCGGTTCTGCTTTGCCAAGGAACTGCCGGTGCTCCGGCAGGCCTGCGAGCAACTGCGGGCAGCATTTGGGTGA